A section of the Phaseolus vulgaris cultivar G19833 chromosome 8, P. vulgaris v2.0, whole genome shotgun sequence genome encodes:
- the LOC137823974 gene encoding 2-oxoglutarate-dependent dioxygenase 19-like produces the protein MVSVKELVESNCMRLVPSNYISLKSPEDSMLYETENIPTIDFSQLTSSNPIERSKAIQQLGDACRDWGFFMLINHCVPETLREKILRATQSFFDLSEEEKKEYAGEKVLDPIRYGTSFNVMVDKALFWRDYLKCHVHPHLHVPSKPPGFSETVDEYIRKSREVVGELLKGICGSLGLEENYILKRLNVELGTQLLIANFYPPCPQPELTMGLPAHTDHGLLTLLLQNQLGGLQIQHKGKWIPVNPLPNSFLVNTGDHLEILTNGKYKSVLHRAVVNTKGTRISIATAHGAQLETIVGPAPEFVGDDNPEAYRAIKYGDYIQFQQSHELHRRSCLDHIRI, from the exons ATGGTAAGTGTTAAGGAATTAGTTGAATCCAATTGTATGAGGTTGGTTCCCTCCAACTACATTAGCCTTAAAAGCCCCGAAGATTCCATGTTGTATGAAACAGAGAATATTCCCACCATTGATTTTTCTCAACTCACCTCTTCCAATCCCATTGAACGCTCCAAGGCAATCCAACAACTAGGCGATGCTTGCCGTGATTGGGGTTTCTTCATG CTAATCAATCACTGTGTGCCGGAGACACTAAGGGAGAAGATTCTTAGAGCAACCCAGAGCTTCTTTGATCTgagtgaggaagaaaaaaagGAGTACGCAGGAGAAAAGGTGCTTGATCCAATAAGATATGGGACAAGCTTCAATGTCATGGTGGACAAAGCCCTTTTCTGGAGAGATTATCTCAAGTGCCATGTTCACCCACACCTTCATGTCCCCTCCAAACCCCCTGGTTTTAG TGAAACTGTGGATGAATACATAAGAAAGAGCAGGGAAGTGGTTGGAGAGTTGTtaaaaggaatatgtggaagctTGGGCCTTGAAGAAAACTACATACTTAAAAGGTTGAATGTAGAGTTGGGGACCCAGTTGCTAATTGCCAACTTTTACCCACCATGCCCTCAGCCTGAACTTACAATGGGTCTTCCGGCACACACAGACCATGGGCTTCTAACCCTTCTCCTGCAAAACCAGCTTGGTGGGCTTCAAATTCAACACAAAGGCAAGTGGATTCCTGTCAACCCCTTACCCAACTCCTTTCTTGTCAACACTGGAGATCACCTGGAG ATACTGACTAATGGGAAATACAAGAGCGTTCTTCATCGTGCAGTAGTGAACACAAAAGGCACTAGAATTTCCATTGCCACAGCACACGGAGCTCAGCTTGAGACCATTGTGGGTCCTGCACCAGAGTTTGTTGGCGATGATAATCCAGAAGCATACCGTGCCATCAAATATGGAGATTACATTCAGTTTCAGCAAAGCCATGAACTCCACAGAAGGTCCTGCTTGGATCATATTCGGATTTGA
- the LOC137826430 gene encoding purine permease 1-like, with translation MKKTLLLLNSVLLAMGTSGGPLVMRLYFIHGGNRIWLSSFLETAAFPLILIPLTISHLHRTSHHSPKPKLVSIKLPLFLASAVIGILTGLDDYLYACGIARLPVSTSSLIQASHLAFTAVFAFLLVKHRFTAYSVNAIVLLTVAAVVLALRSGGDRPSGESTRQYVIGFVMILAAAALYGFVLPLMELVYKRSKQRVTYSLVMEIQFVMCFFATLFCTIGMLINNDFKVIWREAKDYKLGETKYYVVLVGSAIMWQFFFLGAIGVIFCSSSLFSGIIIAAFLPVTEVLGVIVYKENFEAEKGVALLLSLWGFVSYFYGEIKQEREKNKKGCPETELPQSLPPNS, from the exons aTGAAGAAAACTCTCCTACTGCTAAACTCAGTCCTTCTAGCCATGGGCACTTCCGGTGGCCCCCTCGTAATGCGTCTTTACTTCATCCACGGCGGCAACCGAATCTGGCTCTCCAGCTTCCTCGAAACCGCCGCCTTCCCCCTCATTCTCATTCCCTTAACCATCTCTCACCTTCATCGCACTTCTCATCATTCACCAAAACCTAAACTCGTCTCCATCAAACTCCCTCTCTTTCTCGCCTCCGCCGTCATCGGAATCCTCACCGGCCTCGACGACTACCTCTACGCCTGCGGCATAGCGCGCCTCCCCGTCTCCACTTCCTCCCTCATCCAAGCCTCGCACCTCGCCTTCACCGCTGTCTTCGCCTTCCTCCTCGTTAAGCACAGGTTCACGGCCTACTCCGTCAACGCCATCGTGCTTCTCACCGTCGCGGCGGTGGTGCTGGCGCTGCGTTCCGGTGGAGACCGTCCGAGCGGCGAGTCCACGCGGCAGTACGTTATCGGTTTCGTTATGATTCTGGCGGCTGCGGCGCTGTACGGATTTGTTCTGCCCCTGATGGAGTTGGTGTACAAACGGAGCAAGCAGCGCGTTACGTACTCTCTGGTGATGGAGATTCAGTTCGTGATGTGCTTCTTTGCTACCTTGTTCTGCACCATTGGAATGCTCATCAATAATGACTTCAAG GTGATTTGGCGAGAAGCAAAAGATTATAAACTTGGTGAAACGAAGTACTATGTTGTGCTGGTGGGAAGTGCAATAATGTGGCAGTTTTTCTTCTTGGGAGCAATAGGGGTTATATTTTGCTCCTCCTCTTTGTTTTCTGGAATTATAATTGCTGCTTTTCTTCCAGTGACTGAAGTTTTGGGTGTTATTGTATACAAAGAAAATTTTGAAGCAGAGAAAGGGGTTGCTTTGCTGCTCTCTCTTTGGGGTTTTGTGTCATATTTCTATGGTGAAATCAAACAAGAGAGGGAAAAGAACAAGAAGGGTTGCCCAGAAACAGAGCTACCTCAAAGTCTTCCTCCCAATTCATGA
- the LOC137826998 gene encoding putative clathrin assembly protein At4g40080: MSIRKALTNLLHTFKDKASVIAASLSIKRHVSTVRVHVLRATTHRLASSPSESQIADVLSAGRGSYLLPRNCIEAIMDRLHRTQSATVALKCLFTLHNIVSEGPLTLKDNLSHYPSHGGHNALNLATFRDDTDVESLELSSWVRWYANVLEHVLTVSRVLGYYLTSDGVGREFSGVSSVELLCKIRSLVDFVEQVSNAPESLHLQRIDLMYRIVRLVCDDYGRVQREISLHVEESERRVGDLGVDELRELVQFLKRLEECRERLIVLFVNRKKNTLFWDLIGKVKRKGVEEMEDMEGMWLTVVIDGRNDLTHSTRFTNPFLEPGEILYSGPTGWRVATCQLTVQTLG, encoded by the coding sequence ATGTCCATTCGCAAGGCACTCACAAATCTCCTACACACTTTCAAAGACAAAGCCTCAGTGATTGCAGCATCACTCTCAATCAAGCGTCACGTGTCCACCGTTCGCGTCCATGTCCTGCGCGCCACCACTCACCGCCTCGCCTCTTCTCCGTCGGAGTCCCAAATCGCCGACGTTCTCTCCGCAGGTCGCGGCTCTTATCTCCTGCCACGCAACTGCATAGAGGCAATCATGGACCGCCTTCACAGAACTCAAAGCGCCACGGTGGCACTGAAATGCCTCTTCACTCTCCACAACATCGTATCCGAGGGACCCTTAACGCTAAAGGACAACCTCTCGCACTACCCTTCGCACGGAGGACACAACGCTCTTAACCTCGCTACCTTCCGCGACGACACGGACGTGGAATCTCTGGAGCTCAGCTCGTGGGTTCGATGGTACGCGAATGTTCTGGAACATGTCTTGACGGTTTCGCGCGTTTTGGGTTATTATCTAACAAGCGACGGCGTCGGAAGAGAGTTTTCGGGGGTATCTAGCGTTGAGTTGCTGTGTAAAATACGAAGTTTAGTCGATTTCGTGGAGCAGGTGAGTAACGCGCCTGAGTCGCTGCACCTTCAGAGGATCGACTTGATGTACAGAATTGTGAGATTGGTTTGCGATGATTACGGGCGCGTGCAGCGTGAGATTTCACTGCATGTGGAGGAGAGTGAGAGGAGGGTGGGGGATTTGGGTGTGGACGAGTTGAGAGAGTTGGTGCAGTTTTTGAAGAGGTTGGAAGAGTGTAGGGAAAGGTTGATTGTTTTGTTTGTGAATAGAaagaaaaacactttgttttgGGATTTGATCGGTAAGGTTAAAAGGAAAGGGGTGGAAGAAATGGAGGATATGGAAGGAATGTGGTTGACTGTGGTGATTGACGGTAGGAACGATTTGACTCACTCGACTCGGTTCACCAACCCTTTTCTTGAGCCCGGCGAAATTTTATATTCCGGTCCCACCGGGTGGCGCGTGGCCACATGTCAGCTAACTGTTCAAACGTTGGGATGA